GTGGGTACCAGGGCGGTGGCGACCGTGGCGGTCAGGGTGGCGGCTTCCGTCCCCGTGAAGACCGTGGTGGGTACCAGGGCGGTGGCGACCGTGGTGGTCAGGGTGGCGGCTTCCGTCCGCGTGAAGACCGTGGCGGGTACCAGGGTGGTGGCGACCGTGGTGGTCAGGGCGGCGGCTTCCGTCCCCGTGAAGACCGTGGCAGCTTCGGTGACCGCGAGTTCCGCCCGCGCGACGCGGCTCCCCGCGAGGCGGCCCCGAGTGGTGACGACCGTCCGCGCGCCCGGCCTGATCGCGGCTGGAGCAACACGCCGCGCCGCGACGACGAATAACCAGAGCTGGCTCATGGCGCCCACGGTGCTGTGAACCTTCAGGCCCGGCCGGGTGGCGATGTCCACCGGCCGGGCTTCTTCGTGCGCCACGCGGTCAGGCATCCGCTACACTCGGCAGCCTGATGGAGGGCCGGTGCTGAATCCCACCCTGAGCGGGCTGTTGTCGGCGGCCACCTACGGCCTGGGCGATTTTCTCTCGGGTCTTGCCAGCCGCCGTGATCCGCCGCTGCGGGTGGTGGCGCTCACGCACCCATTGAGTGCGGTGGCCATGCTGCTGCTCGCCTGGGGCCTGGGCCAGCCTCTGCCCGCCGTGGCCGAGCTCCTGTGGGGCGCGGCGGCTGGACTGGCGGGCCTGATCGCGGTGCTGGCCTTCTACCGGGCGCTCGCGCTGGGGCCGATGGGCGTGGTGTCGGTGGGCGCAGGGGCACTGTCGGCCCTCGTGCCGGTCGTGGTGGGCGTGTTCGGCGGCGAGGTGCTGGGCGTGTGGGGCTGGCTGGGCGCGGTGGGCATCCTGGCGGGCACCGCGCTGCTGGGCTGGCCGGCAGCAGGGGAGACGTCCGGGCGGGGCGTGCCGCTGGGCCTGCTGGCCGGGGTGGGCTTCGGCGTGTTCTTCGTGCTGCTGGCGCAGGCGCAGGGAGGCGGAGTGTTCTGGGTGCTGGGGGCCGCCCGTGTGGCGAGTTCCCTGGTCGCCGTACCGCTTGCGGCCGCCACGGTGGGATTGCGACCGCGCGGGCCGGGCCTGATCCTCGCGTCGGCCCCTGGCGACACGCTGGGGAACGTGTTCTACCTGCTGGCCGTCCAGGGTGGGCCGCTGGCGGTGGGGGCACTCCTTACCAGTCTGTATCCAGCGATCACGACGCTGCTGGCGGTCAGCGTGCTGCGCGAGCAGTTGCGCGCTCCGCAGTGGGTGGGCGTGGTGCTCTCCCTGGGTGGCGCAGCTCTGCTCGCCCGGCCCTGATTCCCTTTCAGGCGGAGAGGTGACATCGGCTCCGTCTGCTCAGCCCCGAAGTTGATCTGGAGAGCGGTGAATTGCTGTGGTGGGCTGGCTACGACTGGCCGCGGTGGGCCATGCCCACACCCTCGGCCGGGGCGGGCGCACCCGGCAGATTCAGTTCGACCGGGAAGGAAGTGCCGAAACCGGGTGTCGGGCGGCCCAGCAGGTACCCCTGGGCGCAGCGGGCTCCCAGTCGCCACGCGTGCCGGAGGCTCGCCACGGACTCGATCCCCTCGACGATCACGGTCACGCCCGATTCGCGGGCGTAGGCCATGATGGCGGCCAGCACGGCATTCGAGGTGGTGTCCATGGGTGCGGCCACCACGATGCTGCGGTCGATCTTCACGAAGTCCACCGGCATGCAGCGCAGCATCTCCAGCCCGGCGTTGCCCGCGCCCACGTCGTCCAGCGCCAGTCGGAAGCCGGCGGCGCGCAGGGCCGCAGCCTGCTGAAGCACGGCGGGAAGGTTCCCGGTGCTGCGCTCCGTGATCTCGATCACGACACGCTGTGGCGGCAGACCGGCGGCCTTCACGTCCCGCAGGAGCTGTTCGGCCAGCGGGGTCTCCTGATCCAGGGTCTGTGGAGAGAGGTTCAGGAACAGCAGCGAGCCCTGGGGCAGCTCCGCGGTGCGCGCCAGGATCGTGTGCAGACACTGCCGGTCGAGTTCCGCTCCTCGGTGAACGCGGGCGGCCACGTCGAACAGTTCCTGCGGCCCCCGGAAGCCGGAGTCCGCCGACGGGCGGGCGAGAGCCTCGAAGGCCATGGGCGCCTCGGAGGCGTGGCCCTGGCCCCCCAGTCCCCAGATCGGCTGGAACTCCACGTCCAGCGCACCGCAGCTGAGCAGGTCGCGCAGGGCGTCTACCTGTCCCTGCCCCAGCAGGCTGGCGCGGTCTTCGATCTCCTTGAAGGTCACCACGCGGTTGCGGCCCCGCCGTTTGGCGGCCCGCAGGGCCTGGTCTGCCTGCTGGTGCAGGTCGTCGGGTGAGATCGTACCGGACGTGGTCGTGGTGAGCCCCACGCTGATCGTCGGCAGGTGCCCGGCCGCCAGCGACGTGCGCAGGTCGTCGAGGGCGGCCCTCGCCTGATCGGACGGCAGCGGCAGCAGCAGCGCGAACTCATCTCCGCCCACGCGGTAGGACCGGCCTGGGAAGCCCATGCCCAGCAGATGTCCCACATCGGACAGGACGGAATCGCCGTGCAGGTGTCCGCCCCGGTCGTTGATGCTCTTGAACTCGTCCAGATCCAGGCGGGCCAGGGTCAGGGCCGTGCCGTCGAGCGCTCCCAGACGGATGGCGGCGCCCAGGCCCTCCTGGAAGGAGCGGTGGTTGCCCAGGGCCGTGAGCGGATCCGTGATCGCCTCGGCGCGCAGGCGGTTCATGGTCGTCTCGGTCGCGTAATCCAGGCGCTGCTGATGGCGCTGCATGAGGCGCCACAGGAGCACCAGGATGCCCATGCCCGCGAGGAACACCAGCGGCGCGAGCAGTGCCAGGGTGTCCTGCAGGCGGATCAGGCGGGCCAGCTGGGCCCTGGAGGCCACGCGGTGCGTGCGTGCGGCGGCGTCCAGCTGCGTTTCGAGCTGCGTGAACACCGGGTCGACCATGATGCGGTCGATGTTGTTCACGTGGACGGCGTCGTGCGTGCGGACGGCGGGAAACAGGGCAGAGTGCACGGCATTCACATACTGGCCGTGCAGGCTGACCAGGCGGTCGAGGCCCTGCCGTTCGTCCGGGCTGCTGTTGGTGACGGCCGCGCGGATCACCATCAGGACGGTGCGGCCGGCCTTGGCGTGCTGCGCCAGGATGTCCGGCCCCGGCTCCAGGCGGTATTTGCGTTCCAGGGACTCCTCGGTTCCTACCCAGTAGCGCGCTTTCTGGTACAGGTCACTCTGCCGGACGCTGCGGCTCACCGCGTGGGTCAGGGTGCTCGACTGCAGTGCGGTCAGCACGGCGAACAGGGCCATCGCCAGGAAGGTGACGGCCAGCGCGACCGGAATCACGCGGCGACCCTTGGTCTGGGGTGAGGGCAGCGCAGCGTCCACCGCGGATCCGCGCTGCGGTGGGACTGCGGTGCCGGGCTCTGACGGCATGCCCCGACTGTACGACAGCGGGTCTTACCCGTTCCTCACCTGCGCCTCGGCACAGGCGCCTCGTCAGTGGGCAGTATTCCCCAGCCAGCGGCCCAGCCAGTCCAGCGTTTCCTGCAGGCGAATCATGCGCCGGTCTGGACGACCGGAACGCGACAGTTCATGGTCCTCGCCGGGAAACCGCACGAAACGGGCAGGCACGCCCAGTTGCGTCAGCGCGGCGTACCACTGCTCGCCCTGCTCGATGGGGCAGCGGTGGTCGAGCACCGAGTGCACGATGAGGGTCGGCGTG
The Deinococcus sp. KSM4-11 DNA segment above includes these coding regions:
- a CDS encoding GGDEF and EAL domain-containing protein, producing the protein MPSEPGTAVPPQRGSAVDAALPSPQTKGRRVIPVALAVTFLAMALFAVLTALQSSTLTHAVSRSVRQSDLYQKARYWVGTEESLERKYRLEPGPDILAQHAKAGRTVLMVIRAAVTNSSPDERQGLDRLVSLHGQYVNAVHSALFPAVRTHDAVHVNNIDRIMVDPVFTQLETQLDAAARTHRVASRAQLARLIRLQDTLALLAPLVFLAGMGILVLLWRLMQRHQQRLDYATETTMNRLRAEAITDPLTALGNHRSFQEGLGAAIRLGALDGTALTLARLDLDEFKSINDRGGHLHGDSVLSDVGHLLGMGFPGRSYRVGGDEFALLLPLPSDQARAALDDLRTSLAAGHLPTISVGLTTTTSGTISPDDLHQQADQALRAAKRRGRNRVVTFKEIEDRASLLGQGQVDALRDLLSCGALDVEFQPIWGLGGQGHASEAPMAFEALARPSADSGFRGPQELFDVAARVHRGAELDRQCLHTILARTAELPQGSLLFLNLSPQTLDQETPLAEQLLRDVKAAGLPPQRVVIEITERSTGNLPAVLQQAAALRAAGFRLALDDVGAGNAGLEMLRCMPVDFVKIDRSIVVAAPMDTTSNAVLAAIMAYARESGVTVIVEGIESVASLRHAWRLGARCAQGYLLGRPTPGFGTSFPVELNLPGAPAPAEGVGMAHRGQS
- a CDS encoding DMT family transporter; the protein is MLNPTLSGLLSAATYGLGDFLSGLASRRDPPLRVVALTHPLSAVAMLLLAWGLGQPLPAVAELLWGAAAGLAGLIAVLAFYRALALGPMGVVSVGAGALSALVPVVVGVFGGEVLGVWGWLGAVGILAGTALLGWPAAGETSGRGVPLGLLAGVGFGVFFVLLAQAQGGGVFWVLGAARVASSLVAVPLAAATVGLRPRGPGLILASAPGDTLGNVFYLLAVQGGPLAVGALLTSLYPAITTLLAVSVLREQLRAPQWVGVVLSLGGAALLARP